A single Cannabis sativa cultivar Pink pepper isolate KNU-18-1 chromosome 7, ASM2916894v1, whole genome shotgun sequence DNA region contains:
- the LOC115697544 gene encoding exonuclease 1, with amino-acid sequence MGIQGLLPLLKSIMVPIHIKELEGSCVAIDTYSWLHKGALSCSKDLCKGLPTSRHIDYCMHRVNLLRHYGVKPMLVFDGGLLPMKIEQENKRARGRKENLARAMEHESNGNSSAAYECYQKAVDISPSIAYELIQVLKQENISYVVAPYEADAQMTFLAVSKQVDAVITEDSDLIPFGCPKIIFKMDKFGQAVQFQQSKLQHNKDLSFAGFTKQMILEMCILSGCDYLQSLPGMGLKRAHALIKRFTTYDKVVKHLRYSISSVPPLYEESFKKALLTFQHQRVYDPITENIVHLCAISENIEDDGDFLGPMLPQDIAKGIAEGDLDPFTKMPFQETARANTTFKLKNVDLGSVKKKLDLPVQKNLLTQYFCFASLEAKRKFKAPRSSPIQPSPSCNSSPNSEEHVSSEEDDLSKPSCSETPSPLHSKNVENGFAPEIQELIESPKHGKDMKDMLKETSPEHTSLQKPKHSIHKPCLAQQKEHEFGSVPDAIEGKIRKENRKVIVRSSYFKHKSEHENDQENKQNTLIEDNSAANVATESGNLLKRKEHTSGSVEEEIVKSKQMRIESSSSNDGKFGSNISHLAEYSDIAEKSMEKFVSIISSFKFASSGSRASGLRAPLKDIRNTSSTNSRSTVGVDLNQFAYVPKKPKKS; translated from the exons ATGGGTATTCAAGGGCTTTTACCGCTACTGAAATCGATAATGGTACCCATTCACATCAAGGAACTGGAGGGTTCTTGTGTTGCTATTGATACGTATTCTTGGCTTCATAAAGGAGCTTTGTCTTGTAGCAAAGATCTCTGCAAAGGCTTACCCACCTCGAG GCATATTGACTATTGCATGCATAGAGTGAATCTGCTAAGGCATTATGGTGTCAAACCTATGCTTGTATTTGATGGAGGTCTTCTTCCAATGAAGATTGAACAAGAGAACAAACGAGCCAG GGGGAGAAAGGAAAATCTCGCTCGTGCTATGGAGCACGAGTCAAATGGAAATTCTTCTGCTGCTTATGAGTGCTATCAGAAAGCTGTTGACATTTCACCTTCGATTGCCTATGAGTTAATTCAG GTGTTAAAGCAGGAGAATATAAGTTATGTTGTGGCTCCTTATGAAGCAGATGCTCAAATGACTTTCTTAGCTGTTAGCAAACAAGTTGATGCTGTTATCACAGAGGACTCAGATCTAATACCATTTGGATGTCCAAAG attatttttaaaatggacAAATTCGGGCAAGCTGTTCAGTTTCAGCAGTCCAAGCTACAACATAACAAGGATTTGAGTTTTGCTGGATTTACAAAGCAAATGATTCTCGAGATGTGCATTTTGAGTGGCTGTGACTATTTGCAGTCATTGCCGGGAATGGGACTCAAAAGGGCTCATGCTCTTATCAAACGATTTACAACTTACGACAAG GTGGTAAAGCACCTAAGATACAGCATTTCTTCGGTTCCACCTCTTTACGAAGAATCATTTAAGAAAGCACTATTGACTTTTCAGCATCAACGTGTTTACGATCCAATTACTGAAAATATCGTTCATTTGTGTGCCATTTCTGAGAATATCGAGGATGATGGGGatttcttaggacc AATGCTACCTCAAGATATAGCTAAAGGTATAGCTGAAGGTGAtcttgatccattcaccaaaatgCCATTTCAG GAGACTGCTAGAGCCAACACAACTTTCAAACTCAAGAATGTTGATCTAGGAAGTGTAAAGAAAAAGCTCGATTTGCCTGTACAGAAGAATCTTCTAACTCAGTACTTCT GCTTTGCTTCTCTCGAGGCAAAGAGAAAGTTTAAGGCTCCGCGTTCATCCCCTATTCAACCCAGTCCAAGTTGTAACTCTTCTCCTAATTCTGAAGAACATGTTTCTTCTGAGGAGGATGATCTTTCTAAACCGAGCTGCTCAGAGACACCATCGCCACTTCACTCTAAAAAT GTGGAAAATGGATTTGCCCCCGAAATTCAAGAGCTTATAGAGTCTCCAAAGCATGGTAAGGACATGAAAGACATGTTGAAGGAAACAAGTCCAGAACATACTTCATTGCAGAAACCGAAACATTCAATCCATAAACCTTGTCTAGCACAACAAAAGGAACATGAGTTCGGGAGTGTACCCGATGCAATTGAGGGAAAGATAAGAAAAGAGAACCGAAAAGTTATTGTAAGGAGTTCATATTTTAAGCATAAGTCAGAGCATGAGAATGATcaagaaaataaacaaaacaCTTTGATAGAGGACAATTCGGCGGCCAATGTTGCTACCGAGAGTGGGAATCTATTGAAAAGAAAGGAACACACAAGTGGGAGTGTTGAAGAA GAAATTGTGAAGTCTAAGCAAATGCGCATTGAATCATCATCATCCAACGACGGAAAGTTTGGTTCAAACATTTCCCATTTAGCCGAATACTCTGACATAGCAGAAAAATCGATGGAAAAGTTTGTTTCGATCATATCCTCTTTTAAATTCGCGTCTTCTGGCTCTCGTGCAAGTGGTCTTCGAGCTCCTTTAAAAGATATTCGAAATACTTCTTCCACCAACAGTAG GTCAACGGTTGGTGTGGACTTGAACCAATTTGCATATGTCCCAAAGAAACCCAAGAAGAGTTGA
- the LOC115697581 gene encoding large ribosomal subunit protein uL30z-like, with the protein MAEEEAKALSYIPETILKKRKTNEEVALRRKAQLELRKHASKKDKKEYIKKPEEFVKEFRYMEVDLVRMRHRLKKKRPELATPKSKLLFIIRIQGTNDMHPAVRKTLYNLRLRKVFSAVFVKVNASVIEKLQRVEPYVTYGYPNLKNVKELIRKKGFGNVAKQRVPLTDNNVIEQALGQHGILCIEDLVHEIANVGPHFKEVAHFLYPFMLNKPQGGLKGIKKVYKDGGESGNREDHINELIDKMN; encoded by the exons ATGGCGGAAGAGGAGGCAAAGGCTTTATCCTACATACCAGAAACAATATTGAAGAAGAGGAAAACCAATGAAGAAGTAGCCCTTCGGAGGAAAGCCCAATTGGAGCTCAGGAAACACGCTAGTAAGAAAGATAAGAAGGAGTATATCAAAAAGCCCGAGGAATTTGTCAAAGAGTTTCGCTACATG GAGGTGGACCTTGTCAGGATGAGACACAGGTTAAAGAAAAAGAGGCCAGAGTTGGCGACTCCAAAGTCGAAGCTCCTTTTCATCATCCGCATACAAGG AACAAATGACATGCATCCAGCAGTTAGGAAGACCCTTTACAACCTGAGGTTGAGGAAAGTGTTCAGTGCTGTCTTTGTGAAAGTGAATGCTTCAGtaattgaaaaattacaaaGGGTGGAACCCTATGTTACTTATGG GTATCCTAACCTCAAGAATGTGAAGGAACTGATTCGCAAGAAAGGCTTTGGAAACGTAGCCAAGCAAAGGGTACCTCTTACGGATAACAATGTTATTGAGCAG GCACTTGGGCAACATGGAATTCTTTGCATAGAAGATCTTGTGCATGAAATTGCTAATGTTGGTCCTCATTTTAAGGAGGTTGCTCATTTTCTATACCCCTTTATGCTCAACAAGCCACAAGGGGGTTTAAAAGGGATAAAGAAAGTCTACAAGGACGGAGGAGAATCTGGCAATCGTGAGGATCACATCAATGAGCTAATAGACAAGATGAATTAG